In Pithys albifrons albifrons isolate INPA30051 chromosome 6, PitAlb_v1, whole genome shotgun sequence, a single genomic region encodes these proteins:
- the ZBTB1 gene encoding zinc finger and BTB domain-containing protein 1 isoform X4, with protein MARTSHSNYVLQQLNNQREWGFLCDCCIAIDDIYFQAHKAVLAACSSYFRMFFMNHQHTTAQLNLSNMKISAECFDLILQFMYLGKIMTAPANFEQFKVAMNYLQLYNVPECLEDIQDTDSSSLKCSSSASSTQNSKMIFGVRMYEDTLARSGSEANRWGMEPPSSTVNTSHNKEPDEEALQLSSFPEQLFDVCKKSTTSKFSHTKERVSHSRRFGRSFTCDSCGFSFSCEKLLDEHVLTCTNRHSYQSARYYSTEKIDFSEKDSTSKMISTQTEKYKGDSSQAADDSSSPVSNITSRKSSTVASETSGEEGSRASERKRIIIKVEPEDNPTDELKDFNIIKVADKDCNESSDNDDLDDEQEEPLYRYYVEEEMREKRNARKTLKPRLSMDEDERKCLKSPRHLNRKAPSVQEDMENAPCELCGLTITEEDLSSHYLSKHIENICACGKCGQILVKGKQLQDHAQTCGEPQDLTMNGIRNSEEKMDLEENPEEQSEIRDMMFAEMLEDFRDSHFQMNSLQKKQLYKHSACPFRCPNCGQRFETENLVVEHMSNCLEQDLFKNSMLEENERDHRLVK; from the coding sequence ATGGCAAGAACCAGCCATAGCAACTATGTCCTTCAGCAGCTAAACAACCAAAGAGAGTGGGGCTTTCTGTGTGACTGCTGCATCGCTATCGatgatatttattttcaagcaCATAAGGCAGTCCTTGCTGCTTGCAGCTCCTATTTTAGAATGTTTTTTATGAACCATCAACACACTACAGCCCAGCTGAATCTAAGCAACATGAAGATTAGCGCTGAATGCTTTGATCTTATTTTACAGTTCATGTATTTAGGAAAAATCATGACAGCCCCTGCCAATTTTGAGCAATTTAAAGTGGCCATGAACTATTTACAGCTATATAATGTACCTGAATGTCTAGAAGATATACAGGATACAGACTCATCTAGTTTAAAATGTTCATCTTCTGCTTCTAGCACCCAGAATAGTAAAATGATATTTGGTGTGAGAATGTATGAAGACACACTTGCTAGAAGTGGCAGCGAAGCAAACAGGTGGGGCATGGAGCCGCCAAGTTCAACAGTAAATACATCCCATAACAAAGAGCCTGATGAAGAAGCTTTGCAGCTAAGCAGCTTCCCTGAACAACTGTTTGATGTCTGCAAAAAAAGCACCACATCCAAATTCTCTCACACAAAAGAGCGCGTGTCCCACTCGCGCCGGTTTGGAAGGAGCTTCACGTGCGACAGCTGCGGGTTCAGTTTTAGCTGTGAAAAGCTACTGGATGAGCACGTGTTAACGTGCACCAACAGGCATTCCTACCAAAGTGCCAGGTACTACAGTACTGAGAAAATAGACTTTAGTGAAAAGGACTCTACTTCTAAAATGATCtccacacaaacagaaaaatacaaggGGGACTCGAGCCAAGCTGCGGATGATTCTTCATCTCCAGTGTCAAACATCACgagcagaaaaagcagcacagttGCCTCTGAGACATCAGGTGAAGAAGGAAGCAGAGCCTCTGAGAGAAAGAGGATTATCATCAAGGTGGAACCAGAGGACAATCCTACGGATGAGCTGAAGGATTTTAATATTATTAAGGTGGCAGATAAAGACTGCAATGAGTCTTCCGACAACGATGATCTAGATGATGAGCAGGAAGAGCCGCTGTACAGATACTATGTTGAGGAAGAGATGAGGGAGAAGAGAAATGCTCGGAAGACTTTAAAGCCCCGTTTATCCATGGACGAGGATGAAAGAAAGTGTTTGAAAAGTCCGCGGCACCTTAACAGGAAGGCTCCTTCAGTGCAGGAAGACATGGAGAACGCTCCTTGTGAACTTTGTGGGCTAACAATCACCGAGGAAGATTTGTCCTCTCATTATTTATCCAAACACATAGAAAATATATGTGCCTGTGGCAAGTGTGGTCAAATACTGGTCAAAGGCAAGCAGTTGCAGGATCATGCACAGACCTGTGGGGAACCCCAGGATCTGACCATGAACGGGATCAGAAATTCTGAAGAGAAAATGGACTTGGAAGAAAACCCTGAGGAGCAGTCGGAAATAAGGGACATGATGTTTGCAGAGATGCTAGAGGACTTCAGGGACAGTCACTTCCAAATGAACAGCCTTCAAAAAAAGCAGTTATACAAGCATTCTG